The Desulfuromonas versatilis genome has a segment encoding these proteins:
- the tsaE gene encoding tRNA (adenosine(37)-N6)-threonylcarbamoyltransferase complex ATPase subunit type 1 TsaE, with the protein MRELVLTTASPEETRELGRLLGSLLSGPMTLLISGDLGAGKTCFTQGFARGLDVPAEEAVASPSYTLMNQYHGRLELAHFDLYRLNHPDDLDDLGFDEVVAGDGVTVVEWADRFPDLKLPGLVLHLEYLDEQRRSIALRARGTAAEKELEKLAVQWQQKRGDK; encoded by the coding sequence TTGCGCGAACTTGTCCTGACCACAGCCTCGCCGGAAGAGACCCGGGAGCTGGGCAGGCTGCTCGGCAGTCTGCTGAGCGGGCCGATGACCCTGCTGATCTCGGGCGATCTGGGCGCAGGCAAAACCTGTTTCACCCAGGGGTTCGCCCGCGGGCTCGACGTCCCGGCGGAGGAAGCGGTGGCCAGCCCCTCCTACACCCTGATGAACCAGTATCACGGCCGGCTCGAACTGGCCCACTTCGATCTGTACCGGCTCAACCACCCGGATGATCTCGATGACCTGGGGTTCGACGAAGTGGTGGCCGGCGACGGGGTGACCGTCGTGGAGTGGGCGGACCGCTTCCCCGATCTGAAGCTGCCGGGACTGGTTCTGCACCTGGAGTACCTGGATGAACAGCGCCGCAGCATCGCGTTGCGGGCCAGGGGGACGGCGGCCGAAAAGGAACTGGAGAAGCTGGCGGTGCAGTGGCAGCAGAAAAGGGGTGATAAATGA